TATTACCAGAACAAACTATTGTGGGTCGCTTTAAAGCCAAAGTATGGTCAATTTTTGTGTGTACATACCAAACGTGAAGCATTGCATTGcctgctctagattactcacgggatttaacttcgtgttatgctaatttttaaatgtttttaacttgcCGAAGATGCATTTGGGGCAATCATTCGCATAGCCCTGTGCAAgttcgtgtctttgcattgactttgtatgtcatctactcgcgcaaatcgttaaaTTTGCCTCATTCTCATCGTCCTGCGCAagttcgcgtctttgcattaactttgtatgtaatctacttatGCAAATAGTTGTATTTGGGTCATTCGCATCGGCCCACACAagttcgcgtctttgcattgactatgtatgtaatctactcacgcaaatagTTGAATTTGCGTCATTTTTATCGCCCCGCACAAGTTCGCATCTTTGCACtgattttgtatgtaatctactcacgcaaatagTTGAATTTGCGTCATTTTTATCGCCCCGTGCAAgttcgtgtctttgcattaactttgtatgtaatctacttacGCAAATAGTTGTATTTGGGTCATTCGCATCGGCCCACACAagttcgcgtctttgcattgactatgtatgtaatctactcacgcaaatagTTGAATTTGCGTCATTTTTATCGCCCCGCACAAGTTCGCATCTTTGCACtgattttgtatgtaatctactcacgcaaatagTTGAATTTGCGTCATTTTTATCGCCCCGTGCAAgttcgtgtctttgcattaagtttgtatgtaatctacttacGCAAATAGTTGTATTTGGGTCATTCGCATCGGCCCACACAagttcgcgtctttgcattgactctgtatgtaatctactcgcgcaaatcgtttgTTGAATTTGGGTCTTTCGCATCGCCCCGCACAAGTTCGCATCTTTGCACtgattttgtatgtaatctactcacgcaaatagTTGAATTTGCGTCATTTTCATCGCCCCGTGCAagttcgcgtctttgcattgaatctgtatgtaatctactcgcgcaaaacGTTTGTTGCATTTGCATCATTCTCATCGCCCCAGGCAagttcgcgtctttgcattgactctgtatgtaggggagagcggggtaagttgtcacacgggtaagttgtcacactgttaataactccaacagtagaggctctatctcaaaaatcaaatagccactttatgtgacttcttcttctatagtgaacttcctgttcacatgtggtcaagatcactgtaatctgaggttagcacaattttcttatttttctgcttaaaaagtaaaaaaaaaatcactttacattttatgcaatacaactttgttaggtgtgaatgtttaaaatgattattttgcacaaaatagaggagaccgtaaagtgtcttttgatactttagctaaagtgatatgatgagctaaacttgagattcagacaacattagcacacaagtaagtatggggcaagttgtctcaatgactttggggcaagtcgtcacatctgacaacttgcccctgtacaaacaaacacatcgaacatgctcagaaaacatgatatagaaaagaataagcctcaatctagcaaaaagctgtttcaaaagaaagggaagcagaaatctggaccgatgaaaaacaaggcagctaaaagaagaaaaatcatgcaagagtcatcatcagatgatgaagagtgcttctgcctcgtctgtgtagagccattttcaaagagtcgtccaaaggagacctgggtaaaatgtgtaaaatgcaacaattgggcccatgatgcttgcacctcaggccaggcaatttatgtgtgtcagaattgtgattctggagatgagtcctattagtcatacagggcatctgttttgttcagaggttaaacatgttaagttaagcaagttatctgcagcgttccattcagttatctggttttatgtgaaagccatagaacatttgaaccaaagttcaaagtaaagtggtcttgccacttaattgaaatgtgcattatttggattgaaataattgtttttccagattctccaggcacggatgtttatatttccagtttggtttgagtttaaaaattaaaatcaatattcacaattaagtagttgtgttcttatttttagataatctagtgtgacaacttacccgccctagtgtgacaacttaccctccgatggggcaaattgtcacaagtgcacagtcactattcaacagtctacaactctgtaatgagataagatataaagatgtaatgaatacaacatatgtgcccaagacttccttctttcatttggtatgagatttataccattttgatgtatggtgctcagtaaatgttagacagtgtgaaaagtgtgacaacataccccgctctcccctaatctactcgcgcaaatcgttggtTAATTTTGCGTCATTACCATCACCCCACGCAAGTTTGCATTTTTGCATTGACtctgtatgtaatctactcgcacaaATCGTTTCTTAAATTTGCATTATTCGCATCACCCTGCGCAagttcacgtctttgcatttactttgtatgtaatctactcgcgctaATCGTTGAATTTGCGTCATTCTCATCGCTCTGTGCAagtttgcgtctttgcattgactctgtatgtaatctactcgcgcaaatcgtttgTTAAGTTTGCGCAATTCGCATCACCCTGCGCAAGTTTGCGTCTCTGAattaactttgtatgtaatctactcatgcAAATAGTTGAATTTGCATCATTCGCATCACCCCGCACAagtttgcgtctttgcattgactttgtatgtaatctactcgcgcaaatcgttcaatttgcgtcattcgcatcgccccgcgCAAGTTCACATcgttgcattgactttgtatgtaatctacttgttaaTAGTTGAATTTGCGTCATTCTAATCGCCCCGCGCAAGTTCacatctttgcattaactttgtatgtaatctactcatgcAAATAGTTGAATTTGCATCATTCACATCGCCCCACACAAGTTCGCatctttgtatgtaatctactcgtccAACTCGTTTGTTAAATTTGCGTCATTCCCATCACCCTGCGCAAgttcgtgtctttgcattaactttgtatgtAGTCTACTCACGCAAATAGTTGAATTTGCATCATTCTCATTGTCCCGCACAAGTtttcatctttgcattgactcgTAATGTAATCTATTCGCGCAAAACGTTAGTTGAATTTGCATCATTCTCATTGTCCTACGCAAgtttgtgtctttgcattgactctgtatgtaatctactcacgcaaatcgttgaatttggGTCATTCGCATCACCCGCACAagttcacgtctttgcattgactttgtatgtaatctactcgcacaaATCGTTTGttaaatttgcgtcattcgcatcacccTGCGCAAGTTCACGTCTTGcattgactctctatgtaaTCTACTCAAGCAAAACGTTCGTTGAATTTGCATTATTCTCATCGTCCTACGCAAgtttgtgtctttgcattgactttgtatgtaatctactcgcgctaATCGTTGAATTTGCATCATTCTCATCGTCCTACACAAgttcgtgtctttgcattgactttgtatgtaatctactcgcgctaATCGTTGAATTTGCGTCATTCTCATCACTCAGTGCAAttttgtgtctttgcattggctctgtatgtaatctactcgcacaaATCGTTTGttaaatttgcgtcattcgcatcacccTGCGCAAGTTCACGTCTTGcattgactctctatgtaaTCTACTCAAGCAAAACGTTCGTTGAATTTGCATTATTCTTATCGTCCTACACAAgttcgtgtctttgcattgactttgtatgtaatataaACGAGCTTATAGTTGAATTTGCATCATTCTCATCGTCCTACACAAgttcgtgtctttgcattgactttgtatgtaatctgctCGCGCTAATCGTTGAATTTGCATCATTCTCATCGTCCTACACAAGTTCGTGTCTTTGCaatgactttgtatgtaatctactcacgctaATCGTTGAATTTGCGTCATTCTCATCACTCTGTGCAattttgcgtctttgcattgactctgtatgtaatctactcgcacaaATCGTTTGttaaatttgcgtcattcgcatcatCCTGCGTAAGTTCACGTCTTGcattgactctctatgtaatctactcgtgcaaaaCGTTCGATGAATTTGCATTATTCTCATTGTCCTACGCAAgttcgtgtctttgcattgactttgtatgtaatctactcgtgctAATCGTTGAATTTGCATCATTCTCATCGTCCTACACAAgttcgtgtctttgcattgactttgtatgtaatctactcgtgctAATCATTGAATTTGCATCATTCTCTTCGTGCTCCACTAGTTTGTGTCTTTggattgactttgtatgtaatctaatcTATATAATCGTTGAATTTGCATCATTCTCATCGTCCTACACAAgtttgtgtctttgcattgactttgtatgtaatctactcgcgctaATTGTTGAATTTGCGTCATTCTCATCACTCTGTGCAattttgcgtctttgcattgactctgtatgtaatctactcgcacaaATCGTTTGTTAAATTTGCCTCATTCGCATCACCCTGCGCAagttcacgtctttgcattgactttgtatgtaatctactcgcgcaaatcattgaattcacATTTGGTGTTTCGCCCAATAATAGTTTGGTCAAAAGTCGAAACTAAAAACAACTCAGCCTGAAATAAACGTTTGAGCTCGACTGCTGGAAAGCACAGCTCATCTGATCCTGGATTTCCAAGCTGCTTTCCAAGTTTGTAAATGAAAGATAGAAAACACATGCGCTGCTGTGGGAATTTATTTGTCAGGTATGATGTCATTTCCTTGGTAAAGGCAAGTGTTTCACTCTTACACAAAGCCTCTTTTACACATGAACATCAAACCTGCGATTGTGTTGCcaggctatttaaaaaaaacgtaaaaacTCAAGATGTGTTCGTGATTATCTTGGAGATCTTTAGTAGATAATCTCTTTTCATGCTCACCTCTTTACAGGACTGGATGGCGATGTACTCCGCAAAGATTTTCTTGGCTTTGGATGCCATCTTGGACTGCGATTTAATTTTCTTGTAATCCTCGCAGGCCAGCCAGAATTCCAGATTCTCTTCACTGAACTCCGTGCGCAGGAAAGCTCTGAACGCCGCCAGCCCATCTGATGCAGGAGAGGGGAAAAAGAGGCAGATGTTATTGAACGGATAAACAGAGAACCATGGCAACGGCAGCCTCCATCGAAGAGACGAATGCCAAACCTGAGTCATCATCACTGACAATTCTGACCGGGAACTCGATTATATTTCTTCTCCTCTGAGACCGCACGAGATTACATTTCCACTattatgttgtttaatttgCATTTCCTATCATAATTGTCCTCCTGACTCATTGTAATAATGACTCTTAAAGCCGTCATGTTCCCTGTTTGGTAAGAAAGCATCTGTCACGAATCTTAAATCTGAGCATTGCAGTACAATCttgtaatgtgtgtgtatgtgtgtgtgtgctccattatatttttatgtaatcgGTGGAGCATCTATTATGTGCATAACAATATATTTTACTCAATCTTATTGAAAAATATGTCAAAGTTACTAAAGTAAATCAGTCAACTGGATACAAAGGTGTCCAGCATTACAAAGAAAGGAAACGCTGGTCCCTTCCCATCACGCAAGCACCTTTTCCGTTCCCCGCTGATAAAGTATACGCTTAAAGGAAACGATCCCAGCGGCGGAAGATGCATCATGCGCCTCAAATCTCAAGCATTTATTCCAACTCATGCACTCGGCATTACACATCAACATCAGAAGATTAAAAGTTGAACGGGTGAGCTGCTAAAAGCCagattatatacagtacatacggCGGCTAAATATAGACTTGATTCCTTTCATTCATTGGCTTTCAGCAGCTCAAACCTACACCAGGAAGTCATTCATACAAACTAATACACATCCATAAATCACATTAATAAGACACGTAAATATCTTACATTTATGGCCGAGCAGCTTGTCTAAGGATTCTCCCCATTTGATGGCTTCTTCTGGAGTGGGCCTGCAAATGAAAGCAGATCGGTTTTTCAGCAAGCCCATCTCTGTCAGATTTCTCATGGTGTGACCCATTCGAACCATGTGCTCGAGCGTCTGTGAATGAgcgtctgtctgtgtctgtgtgtgtgtgtgtgtctgtgtgtgtgaacGTCTGTGTTAGTCTCTCTTGGACAGCCTTTTTTATACACCCTGTGTGTGGAGGAGGGGGCGGAGCTGGGCTCCACCAATGAGATGACACATCCGCCCCCAATCTTCTCTCAAAGACTCATTCTCTCCcaacttttctctctctctaaacGCAACACTTTTAGATTTACACTTGCTCGATAGAGAAACTTGTTTTTTGACATTTACACATTGAGTGAATAATACAGTACATTACAGCATTTCACTCATTCTCAATAAGTTTAATAGAATATTCATCGGTTTTATTAACACCTCATCTTTGTGacataattttgcatcattttaaaatttgtaaatcagattataattatatatacactgcaaaaaatgattttcaagaaaaaagtttcttatttttactgaaaacaagacaaaaatactatctaaaaagatgttttttcttgatgcgcaaaacgacccaagaaaataagtctactttttagaccaaaaatatcaaatttaagtgattttgtgcattaaacaagcaaaaaatctgccaatggggtaagcaaaaaatcaaaaaaatttcttaaacactaaattcaagaaaaattcaagaaaaatgttacttgttttatgcacaaagttgcttaaatttgatatttttggtctaaaaactcttgggtcttgggtcgttttgctcatcaagaaaaagcatcttaatttaagaatttttagatatttttactgaaaacaagacaaaaataccaagaattTCCCTTcgagaaaattattttttgcagtgtaaacaaCAGTCTGAAAGCAGGTACCCGTAAGATCTAGACATGCATGGATACGTCGAcctttattacacggctctctaaaatgcttgattttgATTGGCCGGTCGCACATTCCAAggttcgttttttttttcagataacTACCTTTCAAAACTAATAACTTGCGGTAACCCGGATGTTGCAAATAATTtggacaggtacagtttaatattacacaaaaaataattctatatattttaataacataaatgacattatatttacaagtgattaaaccaaatagtgtgttcgtGACATCTGAACGTCTTCATCACGGGTTTTCCTCACGGAAGGTCTATATTcgcaaataaaaataaaaatatacgcAATCGGTTTTATCGgcagataaaaaaaaaaattccagtaTCAGACATCGGCAGATTGTATAAAAATCCGATGATCAGGTCAGATTATATCTTGACCATCAAAACGACGCAAAACTATCTGTAtttagacggtttcagcagtaacaacataaacaagcggctttcgtggaacaaacgtaacttccggtaaactccgctaagaatcaataacaacaaagtcttttagagtagtttatttctgataaaaagctaaataaacaacacatatttTACCTTAGTTTAAGTCCTAGCTAAAGCGTATTAAAAACGACACTGGGCTagcgttactgtgtaaaatgtatactttaatgtatacaatgttaactaaagatcggctgccaaacctccatTCAAAtagcggtgatccatgatcatttgttatttaacatttattattttgcataaCATTTGTTATCTAGACAatgtatttgttccagagttcagtttagtcacaaaacagacaattaaacaaacacagaccggaagttaaggTACGTCCAGAAGTGTAACCGTGACAACGTACATGCGTCCAATGAAACTGTCTATCGGTACCGGTAGACGTCATTCTAAGTAATCGAATATCGGTAAAGGcacaaaaattttaaattgtTGCATCACTAATAAAACTGTAAAGTGCATAAACACTATAAAAAGTAATTGGATAATTtgttacacttaaaaaaaaatcacatttaatcaactttaaaaaattcatcactttaagtgaaaaatgtaaggttacattttttttaaatgacttcAATTTAGTAACACCCCAAAAAATTAtgtctttttttaagttaatctaACTTGCACTTTTTAAATTTGAGAAATAAATAGTGTTGGTTGGTGCCtctttgcactgcaaaaaatgactttcttacttagcatttttgtcttgttttcagtaaaaatatctaaaagtcTATTTTTTTGCCAatggaataataaaaaaattctggaatttagtgttaataaaaaaagtaaacttatttcaagaaaaaaaattattccattggctgatttttttttttgcttgttttaagcactaatttacttaaatgatatattttcttaggtcattttgctcatcaagaaaatacatcttaatttaagaatttaagATTTTAATTTTAGAAGTCAAGTTTAGCTCTTCGGGCACTAATGTTACTTTCAAACCATCATGGAATGATGACCTTTGACCCTCCATCATTTTAAATGACTATATAAAAACACATGATTATATTCAAATGTTTCATCACTGAAAaggtttttgtatgatttttaaATGAGTTAATGAGTTAGCCCCTTTAACCCTATCAAACTATAAGCTCGCACATTATCAAAGTCATTGTCACATCTATAAATGTCTTCTCGCTTGTATTTCTCGTCTCTCGATCTCAtcccacacacaaacagagagCCACCAGCTGGATCACGACCCAGGAACAGGCGCACAtgtcacacacatacacacttacTTGGCAGACTTCATGGTTTTGTCGAGTTTGCCGGACGGGCTGCTTCCGGGCGACTCATTTCTCCTCCTCAGGAAAGCGAGTCGGTTCTTCATATCTTTGGCCCTGGGCAGAGAAACACACAAGAGAAAGATCTCAATCCCACTGAAGATGGTGACCAAATAAAtccaaatcatatccacaagTCTAAAACCATTTTGCCATCATGTACATTTTCTCCTCAATCGGCAAAGTTGTTGCAAATAATAAGATTCCCGTTCTGTCTCCTGTCAATGTTTCGTCCTCCTGCCTGTCCAACGTCTGAGCGTGCGAGTGGATGAGTGAAGGGAGGGATGCGTTAATCTCAACACCATCACTTCACTCTTCAGGTGCCACCAGGGGCCCTAGAGGCGCTAACTCAGGGGACCGCCGGAGATTACAGCTGCACCTCCAAAAATCTGACCTTTTACCCCTACATCCATGTCTCATGAGATCCACACAGCGTCTCCAGACGCCTGTCCTCACTTTCCCTGACCTCAAGTGCCTTTAAGGAAGATCAGACCTCACACGACACCCATTTCCATCCGCTAATTTCCACTGTGGCTCCTGTGCCCTCATCATCTACATTTGGCCTCTAAAAAAGAAACCGGATCCCATTTTTGGCACTCCCGGGTCACCGCTTCTAAATATATCCATGTATAAGATCATCCGATTCTCTCAGGGAGTGCTCCGAAAGGCCACGTGCTAAACTGGGGTTAGGTTTTTGTGGTCAAAGTGCTATTTTTGTGAGTTGGACTAAAacgttttattaaataaatcttgcGCACATTTTCCACGGGCGCTTGTGTGTACTTGTCACATCTGTGTCAACTCTGTTACAGTATAACAGTACAAGTCTGACCAAATTTTCAGAGCCCTCTGGTTAGGGTGAAGGTAAACGCAGATGGGCTCCAACAGGAAAAAGGAAGTCTGAGTTATTTATGACGTATGATGTTATCCTGAGGGCTGGAGAATTCCCCACCTCCTAAAGACCAAAATGGTGACGATGCCAAAATAAAACATTCCTTTCATTCCACGAAACTGTTTTTAAAGTGGCCACGGAGGCAAAATTATCCCACAACAGTTTAAGAttcatgtgtgtggttgttttatttaaaccaTCAGCATTTAAGGATTTAAAACTCTAATCTGTTGGGTGAgacaatgatgatgatgaaggtgATGAAATGTTAGTCAGCAGTGATGTGTAACACACAGCCGAGAGGCAGTTCCTCACACCGGAAACcagtttctaaaaaaaatcactacATGTCCACGCTGgaaaattttatatttagtgATATAAAACGATCCAGCACATCACATAGTGTAGAcagaacactgcaaaaaaaatgattttcaagagaaaaattcttagtatttttgtcttgttttcagtaaaaacatcaaaatattcttaaattaagctgctttttcttgatgagcaaaacaacacaagaaaacaagtccagcTTCCAGACCAAAAACATCAACTTTAAGtggttttgtgcataaaacaagcaaaaaacaaaattatctgccaatagggtaagcaaaaaatcctGACATTtcttcttaaacactaaattcaagaaaaaattaagaaaaatttgctt
The sequence above is drawn from the Misgurnus anguillicaudatus chromosome 22, ASM2758022v2, whole genome shotgun sequence genome and encodes:
- the rgs3a gene encoding regulator of G-protein signaling 3a isoform X8; translation: MKNRLAFLRRRNESPGSSPSGKLDKTMKSAKPTPEEAIKWGESLDKLLGHKYGLAAFRAFLRTEFSEENLEFWLACEDYKKIKSQSKMASKAKKIFAEYIAIQSCKEVNLDSYTREHTKENLQSINRSCFDLAQRRIYGLMEKDSYPRFLRSELYVDLVNQKKASSTSTSSSS
- the rgs3a gene encoding regulator of G-protein signaling 3a isoform X6, producing MLHIMVDFSEKYLERAKDMKNRLAFLRRRNESPGSSPSGKLDKTMKSAKPTPEEAIKWGESLDKLLGHKYGLAAFRAFLRTEFSEENLEFWLACEDYKKIKSQSKMASKAKKIFAEYIAIQSCKEVNLDSYTREHTKENLQSINRSCFDLAQRRIYGLMEKDSYPRFLRSELYVDLVNQKKASSTSTSSSS
- the rgs3a gene encoding regulator of G-protein signaling 3a isoform X7, coding for MAKDMKNRLAFLRRRNESPGSSPSGKLDKTMKSAKPTPEEAIKWGESLDKLLGHKYGLAAFRAFLRTEFSEENLEFWLACEDYKKIKSQSKMASKAKKIFAEYIAIQSCKEVNLDSYTREHTKENLQSINRSCFDLAQRRIYGLMEKDSYPRFLRSELYVDLVNQKKASSTSTSSSS